A genome region from Microplitis mediator isolate UGA2020A chromosome 4, iyMicMedi2.1, whole genome shotgun sequence includes the following:
- the LOC130666380 gene encoding uncharacterized protein LOC130666380 isoform X2, with protein sequence MTQSPTPSTSKLHDDKSIALQIHDINCQVAQFRDLLINIGQPRDGPELRERVRKLRRNCVESCKSTSQLVLPQMRSAIDLGIPADSPNLVLLFFVAQLFLRELFKCKNLVRIVPMDMSGYYASKSGPSNIGNVISSILLCKQITPNFNEEELCSIRKDSAEISALVAELQEFMPQSEADVERTIALQDCCAGTARNNGARKGNRWDNRTGNPNYFGGSFNFLCCASRPNYV encoded by the exons ATGACGCAATCCCCGACACCATCCACCAGCAAATTACATGATGATAAATCAATCGCACTG CAAATACATGACATTAACTGCCAGGTGGCTCAGTTCCGAGATCTGCTGATTAACATCGGGCAGCCTCGGGATGGTCCAGAGCTTCGAGAACGGGTCCGCAAGCTGCGACGGAACTGCGTCGAGTCCTGCAAGTCCACTTCCCAATTGGTCTTACCCCAAATGCGTAG TGCGATCGACCTTGGCATACCTGCAGACAGCCCGAACTTGGTGCTTCTCTTCTTCGTGGCCCAGCTTTTCTTGAGAGAGCTTTTCAAatgcaaaaatcttgtccgtATTGTTCCGATGGATATGTCTGGTTACTatg ccagcAAATCGGGACCATCAAACATTGGAAATGTGATTTCATCGATTCTACTATGCAAGCAGATTACTCCGAATTTCAATGAAGAGGAACTTTGCAGTATCCGTAAAGACTCGGCGGAAATAAGCGCTCTCGTTGCTGAGCTTCAAGAATTCATGCCGCAATCAGAGGCTGATGTAG AAAGAACAATTGCTCTACAAGATTGCTGTGCAGGCACAGCTCGTAATAACGGGGCCCGTAAAGGCAACAGGTGGGACAATAGAACCGGAAATCCAAATTACTTCGGTGGCAGCTTCAACTTCCTCTGCTGTGCCTCGAGACCTAATTACGTTTGA